One window of Saccharopolyspora phatthalungensis genomic DNA carries:
- a CDS encoding XRE family transcriptional regulator, translating into MARLTNYSKPYLGLVETGRRPITVDIVMAYERELGPIGDDMLRRRDITHPRTMKADRPTLTQLAHSIDNGDPGVLATAPTSRSVDFFLASKLGESGASHLRDWVRTGKTSTLRANALAVLSKMSKREDVGLIVECLETDEKVRFLSLASEVSKLMQHDWETSKAVAKDPTTAPNPRKLAKALAKEALSDSDAESRWCGAYLLRGLVPVLGR; encoded by the coding sequence ATGGCGCGGCTCACGAACTACTCCAAGCCCTACCTCGGATTGGTTGAGACTGGTCGGCGGCCGATCACGGTCGATATCGTCATGGCATACGAACGCGAGCTAGGACCGATCGGGGATGACATGCTGCGTCGTCGAGACATAACCCACCCCCGGACCATGAAGGCGGACCGACCGACGCTCACCCAGCTAGCCCATTCGATCGACAATGGGGACCCTGGAGTGTTGGCGACCGCACCGACCAGTCGATCCGTCGACTTCTTCCTGGCGTCGAAGCTCGGCGAGTCCGGGGCGAGCCACCTTCGGGATTGGGTCCGCACCGGGAAGACGTCGACTCTCCGTGCAAATGCGCTGGCGGTGCTCTCGAAAATGTCGAAGCGCGAGGATGTCGGGCTAATTGTGGAGTGCCTGGAGACGGATGAGAAGGTCCGGTTTCTGTCCCTGGCATCCGAGGTGTCGAAGTTGATGCAGCACGACTGGGAGACGTCGAAGGCGGTCGCAAAGGATCCGACGACGGCCCCGAACCCCCGGAAGCTCGCGAAGGCGCTAGCCAAGGAAGCGCTCTCGGACTCCGATGCCGAGTCGCGTTGGTGCGGAGCGTATCTGCTCCGGGGCCTTGTCCCGGTGCTAGGCCGGTAG
- the ychF gene encoding redox-regulated ATPase YchF, producing the protein MSLTLGIVGLPNVGKSTLFNALTSNDALAANYPFATIEPNVGVVPLPDERLDKLAEVFGSAKTVPATVSFVDIAGLVKGASEGQGLGNKFLANIREADAICQVIRVFDDPDVVHVDGRVDPSSDIETINTELILADLQTLDKALPRLEKEARTHKDKRPALEVAQQAKEILDSGKTLFAAGLGKDTPELRELNLLTTKPFLYVFNADEGVLADEAKQKELRELVAPGDAVFLDAKVEAELKELDEESQRELLESIGQPEPGLNALARAGFHTLGLQTYLTAGPKEARAWTIRQGWTAPQAAGVIHTDFERGFIKAEIVSYDDLMAAGSMAEAKSAGKVRMEGKDYAMADGDVVEFRFNV; encoded by the coding sequence GTGAGTCTCACCCTCGGAATCGTCGGGCTGCCCAACGTCGGCAAGTCCACCCTGTTCAACGCGCTGACCAGCAACGACGCCCTCGCCGCGAATTACCCGTTCGCCACCATCGAGCCGAACGTGGGCGTCGTGCCGCTGCCGGACGAGCGGCTGGACAAGCTCGCCGAGGTCTTCGGCTCCGCCAAGACGGTGCCCGCCACGGTGTCGTTCGTCGATATCGCGGGCCTGGTCAAGGGTGCTTCCGAGGGGCAAGGGCTGGGCAACAAGTTCCTTGCCAACATCCGCGAGGCGGACGCGATCTGCCAGGTTATCCGGGTCTTCGACGACCCCGACGTGGTGCACGTCGACGGTCGGGTGGACCCGTCCAGCGACATCGAGACGATCAACACCGAGCTGATCCTGGCCGACCTGCAGACCCTGGACAAGGCGCTGCCCCGGCTGGAGAAGGAAGCCCGCACCCACAAGGACAAGCGCCCGGCTCTTGAGGTTGCGCAGCAGGCCAAGGAGATCCTCGATTCCGGCAAGACCCTGTTCGCGGCGGGGCTGGGCAAGGACACCCCGGAACTGCGCGAGCTCAACCTGCTGACCACCAAGCCGTTCCTCTACGTCTTCAACGCCGACGAGGGCGTGCTGGCCGACGAGGCAAAGCAGAAGGAGTTGCGCGAGCTAGTCGCGCCCGGCGACGCGGTGTTCTTGGACGCCAAGGTCGAGGCGGAGCTCAAGGAGCTGGACGAGGAGTCGCAGCGCGAGCTGCTGGAGTCGATCGGCCAGCCGGAGCCCGGCCTGAACGCGCTGGCCCGCGCGGGCTTCCACACGCTAGGTCTGCAGACCTACCTGACGGCCGGGCCGAAGGAGGCGCGGGCCTGGACGATCCGCCAGGGCTGGACCGCGCCCCAGGCGGCCGGGGTGATCCACACCGACTTCGAGCGCGGCTTCATCAAGGCCGAGATCGTCTCCTACGACGACCTAATGGCGGCCGGCTCGATGGCGGAGGCCAAGTCAGCCGGCAAGGTCCGCATGGAAGGCAAGGACTACGCCATGGCCGACGGCGACGTCGTCGAATTCCGCTTCAACGTGTAG
- a CDS encoding DNA-3-methyladenine glycosylase 2, producing MLVGTEEALRAVAARDARFDGCFIHAVRTTGIYCRPSCPARTPKRDNSLFFPTAAAAQAAGYRACRRCLPDAVPGSPEWNLRADLAGRAMRLITDGVVDRAGVRGLADQLGYSERHLTRVLTAELGAGPLGLARAHRAHSARILIETTTIPFSDVAFAAGFSSLRQFNDTLREVFGVTPTAMRGRAQRRTDVPGSAGVVQLRLPFRAPCDVAGVVRFLGQRALAGLEDAGPDHYTRAMRLPYGTGIATLRPDHKYVSCALRLTDLRDLGSAVSRLRRLLDLDADPVAINEVLGADPALRSTVARMPGVRVPGSVDGMEILIRAVIGQQISVAAARKATERLVTALGEPLAQPEGAVTTLFPAPEVLAEHAPEALPGPRRRAETVRAVAAAIADGRLALHSGRDDAELRQDLENIPGIGPWTSNYVAMRVLGAPDVLLTGDLALRRGAGALGLSEDPAAIQAHARRWSPWRSYAGVLLWEAAVSAAPQVQMAS from the coding sequence ATGTTGGTGGGAACCGAGGAAGCGCTGCGGGCCGTCGCCGCACGCGACGCCCGTTTCGACGGCTGTTTCATCCATGCCGTGCGCACAACTGGTATCTACTGCCGCCCCTCCTGCCCGGCCCGCACGCCCAAGCGCGACAACAGCCTGTTCTTCCCCACGGCCGCCGCTGCGCAGGCCGCCGGGTACCGCGCGTGCCGACGGTGCCTGCCGGATGCCGTGCCGGGTTCGCCGGAGTGGAACCTGCGCGCCGATCTCGCCGGTCGCGCCATGCGGCTGATCACCGACGGGGTCGTGGACCGCGCCGGTGTGCGCGGGCTGGCCGACCAGCTCGGCTACTCGGAACGCCACCTGACCCGGGTGCTGACCGCCGAGCTCGGTGCCGGACCGCTCGGCCTGGCGCGGGCGCACCGGGCGCACTCGGCGCGGATCCTGATCGAGACGACCACGATCCCGTTCAGCGACGTCGCGTTCGCCGCCGGGTTCTCCAGCCTCCGCCAGTTCAACGACACCCTGCGTGAGGTCTTCGGGGTGACTCCGACCGCGATGCGTGGACGGGCGCAGCGGCGCACCGACGTTCCCGGCAGCGCCGGAGTCGTTCAGCTCCGCTTGCCGTTCCGGGCGCCCTGCGATGTGGCTGGCGTGGTGCGTTTCCTCGGCCAGCGCGCGCTCGCCGGACTCGAAGACGCCGGGCCGGACCACTACACGCGCGCTATGCGGCTGCCCTACGGCACCGGCATCGCCACGCTGCGCCCGGACCACAAGTACGTCTCCTGCGCGTTGCGGCTCACCGACCTGCGCGATCTCGGTAGCGCGGTGTCCCGCCTGCGCCGACTGCTTGACCTCGACGCCGATCCTGTCGCCATCAACGAGGTGCTGGGGGCTGACCCGGCGCTGCGATCGACTGTGGCGCGAATGCCCGGGGTGCGAGTGCCGGGCAGCGTCGACGGGATGGAAATCCTGATTCGTGCGGTGATCGGCCAGCAAATCTCGGTAGCGGCGGCGCGCAAAGCGACCGAGCGGCTCGTCACGGCGCTGGGCGAGCCACTCGCCCAGCCGGAAGGCGCTGTGACGACGCTCTTCCCGGCCCCGGAGGTGCTTGCCGAGCACGCGCCGGAGGCCCTGCCGGGGCCGCGTCGGCGGGCGGAGACCGTGCGGGCCGTCGCGGCGGCCATAGCCGACGGCCGGCTGGCTTTGCACTCCGGGCGCGACGATGCCGAACTGCGGCAGGACCTGGAGAACATCCCTGGTATTGGCCCGTGGACGTCCAATTATGTCGCCATGCGGGTGCTCGGTGCGCCGGACGTCCTGCTGACCGGTGATCTCGCGTTGCGCCGGGGCGCCGGGGCGCTCGGTCTGTCCGAGGATCCGGCCGCGATCCAGGCGCATGCGCGGCGTTGGAGCCCGTGGCGCTCGTATGCCGGGGTGCTCCTTTGGGAGGCAGCCGTCAGCGCGGCCCCGCAGGTACAGATGGCATCGTGA
- a CDS encoding FAD-dependent oxidoreductase, translating into MTASAEPVLVIGAGVQGLTTGVVLAEAGQRVRIRTADRPQDTTSAVAGAMWAPAMLRPADRVLYWVTRSHAEFTALARDESSGVHLAAGRMAARFDLGDAVPPEAKLIPDLHRCAPEDLPGGFVSGYHATVPLIDMPRYLDYLVARFQDAGGELQLSPVPSLADAVTESRTVVNCTGVGARELVGDPGVHPVRGQHVVVRNPGIDEYFIELSDSAEFAGYMPHGDRVVLGGVAVEHDWHLTPRAEVSAGIRRRCAEVEPRLADAEVLAELVGLRPGRETVRVEVEHYEGARIIHNYGHGGCGVALSWGCAFEAADLVEE; encoded by the coding sequence ATGACCGCATCCGCAGAGCCGGTGCTGGTGATCGGCGCGGGCGTGCAGGGCCTGACCACGGGAGTCGTCCTCGCCGAGGCGGGTCAACGCGTGCGCATCCGGACCGCAGACCGGCCGCAGGACACCACCTCAGCCGTCGCGGGCGCGATGTGGGCCCCGGCGATGCTGCGGCCCGCCGATCGGGTGTTGTATTGGGTGACCCGGTCGCATGCCGAGTTCACCGCGCTCGCTCGAGACGAGAGCTCGGGTGTGCACTTGGCCGCGGGGCGAATGGCGGCCCGGTTCGATCTCGGCGATGCGGTCCCGCCCGAGGCGAAGCTGATCCCCGACCTGCACCGCTGCGCCCCGGAGGACTTGCCGGGCGGATTCGTCAGCGGCTATCACGCGACCGTGCCGCTGATCGACATGCCGCGCTACCTCGACTATCTGGTCGCCAGGTTCCAGGATGCCGGCGGTGAACTGCAGCTCAGCCCGGTGCCCTCGCTGGCCGACGCGGTCACCGAATCTCGCACGGTGGTCAACTGCACGGGCGTCGGCGCGCGGGAGCTGGTCGGCGACCCCGGCGTCCACCCGGTGCGCGGTCAGCACGTCGTGGTGCGCAATCCGGGGATCGACGAGTACTTCATCGAGCTGAGCGACTCTGCCGAGTTCGCCGGGTACATGCCGCACGGCGACCGGGTGGTGCTCGGCGGCGTGGCGGTGGAGCACGACTGGCACCTCACGCCGCGCGCCGAGGTCAGCGCTGGCATTCGGCGCCGGTGCGCCGAGGTGGAGCCGCGGCTCGCCGACGCCGAAGTGCTCGCGGAGCTGGTCGGGCTGCGGCCCGGACGGGAGACGGTGCGGGTGGAAGTCGAGCACTACGAAGGCGCACGCATCATCCACAATTACGGCCACGGCGGCTGCGGCGTCGCGCTGTCCTGGGGATGCGCTTTCGAGGCCGCGGATCTAGTCGAAGAGTGA
- a CDS encoding methylated-DNA--[protein]-cysteine S-methyltransferase codes for MIKWSTANTAAGPFTAVVDADDVVLASGWTARLDELVPQISRDLLSAAPRESADLGPVTRAIRDYHAGDVRAIDEIPVRQRSGEFLEHAWEVLRKVPAGEPVSYTEFATLAGRPQAVRAAAAACARNAAALFVPCHRVLRSDGSLGGFRWGLPVKRWLLDHERTTA; via the coding sequence ATGATCAAGTGGTCTACCGCGAATACCGCGGCCGGTCCGTTCACCGCCGTGGTCGACGCCGACGATGTCGTACTCGCCTCCGGCTGGACGGCCCGACTCGACGAACTCGTGCCACAGATTTCCCGCGACCTGCTGTCCGCAGCGCCGCGCGAGTCGGCCGACCTCGGCCCGGTGACGCGTGCGATCCGGGATTACCACGCCGGCGATGTCCGCGCGATCGACGAGATCCCGGTGCGGCAGCGCTCCGGGGAGTTCCTGGAACACGCGTGGGAGGTGCTGCGGAAGGTCCCGGCCGGTGAACCCGTGAGCTACACCGAATTCGCTACGCTGGCGGGCCGTCCGCAGGCGGTTCGCGCCGCCGCTGCGGCCTGTGCACGCAACGCGGCGGCACTTTTCGTGCCGTGCCACCGGGTGCTGCGCAGCGACGGCTCCCTGGGCGGCTTCCGCTGGGGCCTCCCGGTGAAGCGCTGGCTCCTGGACCACGAGCGCACGACCGCCTGA
- a CDS encoding AAA family ATPase produces MRLHHLELSAFGPYRDHQRVDFDRLGTDGLFLLHGDTGAGKTTLLDAVAFALYGSVPGARGDVKRLRCDTAEPETATKVVLELTVQGQRLRLARSPEYQRPKKRGDGYTTQPAKASLTWVDGAPTELPPEGLTRIDEVGRTVGRLLGMTVEQFFQVVMLPQGEFAKFLRSDTTEREQLLEKLFGTQRFGEVERWFVERRRERGREVETQTQEVRELLARVSQVSGAEPGSDADEQNWLEDIEKRSVRELEGAQAEHSRLRRAREAAETKLTERRALAEKVRRVRQANATLAEIGDQRAEHDAWRAEREAAQRAVPVLVARRTALRVERERDEARAAVVAAAARCEVDPTASLAGLRSLAGAKREEAGALAHLIPEAQQQEIDLQKVAAHAERIAADENRETELVGRQATLPDRISAARQQVDEAKHAELRLETVQARSSEMAALLQTARELPGAQQKLAAATVRAQQAIDAHQQSRDQLQDIRARRLAGMAAELAARLSPGQPCPVCGSPQHPEPGEPVDDSVRAEDEDNAREEEQRAAARREKATSEAQRAQQHVDNLTERLGAHREPDLATELAELHAERDALQNTAAQLPQRGKHLTELEESTERLTEQLSQLRSRVAAARSEHAALVTTVDEREARLRDGRADFPSIADRRAHLLDTATRIEQLVAARTSHDDAEHRMAEHDTALAEAATAAGFDDVAAALAAERTEERLAQLTGMLAEIEESAAGARAALASAELFGVDANAEVGLEEATEEAVVAREAAERAAALAHRAEQRQRDIAGLAERLRAAWAELGPALAEHAELEALADVVNGRGQNARKMSLRAYVLAARLEEVAVAATRRLQRMSDGRYSFVHSDAAGARGTRGGLGLDVLDDYSGKIRPAKTLSGGESFLASLSLALGLADVVAAETGGALLDTLFIDEGFGTLDADTLDLVMDTLDDLRAGGRVVGLVSHVEEMRQRISVRLRVRKSRTGSTLELQT; encoded by the coding sequence ATGAGACTGCACCACCTGGAGCTCAGTGCGTTCGGTCCGTACCGCGACCACCAGCGGGTGGACTTCGATCGGCTCGGCACCGATGGTCTCTTCCTGCTGCACGGCGACACCGGCGCGGGCAAGACCACGTTGCTGGACGCCGTCGCTTTCGCGCTCTACGGCTCGGTGCCGGGCGCGCGCGGCGACGTCAAACGGCTCCGTTGCGACACGGCGGAACCCGAGACCGCCACCAAGGTCGTGCTGGAACTGACGGTGCAGGGGCAGCGGCTGCGGTTGGCACGCAGCCCGGAGTACCAGCGGCCGAAGAAGCGCGGCGACGGCTACACGACGCAGCCGGCGAAGGCATCCCTGACCTGGGTCGATGGAGCCCCCACCGAGCTCCCGCCGGAAGGCTTGACGCGCATCGACGAGGTCGGTCGCACGGTGGGGCGGCTGCTGGGGATGACCGTCGAGCAGTTCTTCCAGGTCGTGATGCTGCCGCAGGGCGAGTTCGCCAAGTTCCTGCGCTCGGACACCACGGAACGCGAGCAACTGCTGGAGAAACTGTTCGGCACCCAGCGGTTCGGCGAGGTCGAGCGCTGGTTCGTCGAGCGCCGCCGGGAGCGCGGCCGGGAGGTCGAGACGCAGACCCAGGAGGTCCGCGAGCTGCTTGCGCGGGTCTCGCAGGTCTCGGGGGCCGAACCGGGCTCCGACGCGGACGAGCAGAACTGGCTGGAGGACATCGAAAAGCGCTCCGTTCGCGAACTTGAGGGCGCGCAGGCCGAACACTCCCGCCTGCGGCGCGCGCGGGAAGCGGCGGAGACCAAGCTGACCGAGCGCCGAGCGCTGGCGGAGAAAGTCCGCCGGGTCCGGCAGGCCAACGCGACCCTCGCCGAGATCGGTGACCAGCGGGCCGAGCACGACGCTTGGCGAGCCGAACGGGAAGCCGCACAGCGCGCGGTCCCGGTGCTCGTTGCCCGTCGAACGGCGCTGCGGGTCGAGCGAGAACGCGACGAAGCACGCGCGGCGGTCGTTGCCGCGGCTGCCCGTTGCGAGGTGGACCCCACCGCCTCGCTAGCCGGGCTGCGTTCGCTCGCGGGCGCGAAGCGGGAGGAAGCCGGCGCTCTCGCGCATCTGATTCCCGAGGCGCAGCAACAGGAGATCGACCTCCAGAAGGTAGCCGCGCACGCCGAGCGGATCGCTGCGGACGAGAACCGGGAGACGGAGCTCGTCGGGCGGCAGGCCACCCTGCCGGATCGCATCAGCGCCGCGCGACAACAGGTCGACGAGGCGAAACACGCCGAACTGCGGCTGGAAACGGTGCAGGCCCGTAGCAGTGAGATGGCCGCTCTGCTGCAGACTGCGCGGGAACTGCCCGGAGCGCAGCAGAAACTCGCGGCGGCGACCGTCCGGGCGCAGCAGGCCATCGACGCCCACCAGCAATCCCGCGATCAGTTGCAAGACATCCGCGCCCGCAGACTCGCCGGGATGGCCGCCGAACTCGCGGCCCGGCTCTCGCCCGGCCAACCATGTCCGGTCTGCGGCTCGCCGCAACACCCGGAGCCCGGCGAACCGGTCGACGACTCGGTGCGCGCCGAGGACGAGGACAACGCGCGGGAAGAAGAACAGCGCGCGGCCGCCCGCCGGGAAAAGGCCACGTCGGAAGCGCAACGAGCGCAGCAACATGTCGACAACCTGACCGAGCGTCTCGGCGCGCACCGTGAGCCGGACCTGGCCACCGAACTCGCCGAACTCCACGCCGAACGCGACGCACTCCAGAACACTGCCGCGCAACTACCGCAACGCGGCAAACACCTGACCGAACTCGAAGAGTCCACCGAGCGTCTGACCGAACAATTGTCGCAGCTGCGAAGCCGGGTCGCTGCGGCCCGCAGCGAGCACGCCGCCCTGGTGACCACAGTGGACGAACGTGAGGCCAGGCTGCGCGACGGGCGAGCCGACTTCCCGAGCATCGCCGATCGACGGGCGCACTTGCTCGACACCGCGACCCGCATCGAGCAACTCGTCGCCGCCCGGACCTCCCACGACGACGCCGAACACCGCATGGCCGAACACGACACGGCCCTGGCCGAAGCCGCGACCGCGGCCGGCTTCGACGACGTGGCGGCCGCACTCGCCGCCGAGCGAACCGAAGAACGGCTTGCGCAGCTCACCGGGATGCTCGCCGAAATCGAGGAAAGCGCCGCAGGAGCCCGCGCAGCGCTGGCCAGCGCGGAGCTGTTCGGCGTAGACGCGAACGCCGAGGTCGGCCTCGAAGAGGCCACCGAGGAGGCCGTTGTAGCACGCGAAGCCGCGGAGCGTGCGGCTGCGCTGGCGCATCGCGCCGAGCAACGGCAGCGCGACATCGCCGGACTCGCGGAGCGACTGCGCGCGGCGTGGGCGGAGCTCGGCCCGGCGTTGGCGGAGCACGCTGAGCTGGAGGCGTTGGCGGATGTGGTCAACGGGCGCGGGCAGAACGCACGCAAGATGTCGCTGCGTGCATACGTGCTGGCCGCGCGGCTGGAAGAGGTGGCGGTCGCGGCCACTCGCCGATTGCAGCGGATGAGCGACGGTCGGTACTCGTTCGTGCATTCCGACGCGGCCGGGGCGCGGGGAACCCGCGGCGGCCTCGGACTGGACGTGCTAGACGACTACTCCGGCAAGATCCGGCCGGCCAAGACCCTCTCCGGTGGCGAGTCTTTCCTCGCTTCGCTTTCGCTGGCGCTCGGTCTGGCCGACGTGGTCGCCGCCGAGACCGGCGGCGCGCTGCTGGACACCCTGTTCATCGACGAGGGTTTCGGCACGCTCGACGCCGACACCCTCGACCTGGTGATGGACACCCTCGACGATCTGCGCGCGGGCGGCCGGGTCGTCGGACTGGTCTCCCACGTCGAGGAGATGCGCCAGCGGATCTCGGTTCGCCTCCGGGTCCGCAAGTCCCGCACCGGCTCCACCCTGGAACTACAGACCTGA
- a CDS encoding 4a-hydroxytetrahydrobiopterin dehydratase → MTELLTDTQVSDALQHLPEWHQDGAKLTRTVEFGGFPQAIQAVTRIAEIAESENHHPDIDIRWRTVTFYCTTHSKGGITANDTSLAQEIDNVVEQIQS, encoded by the coding sequence ATGACGGAACTACTCACCGATACCCAGGTCTCCGATGCGCTCCAACACCTGCCGGAGTGGCACCAGGACGGCGCCAAGCTGACCCGCACCGTCGAGTTCGGCGGGTTTCCGCAGGCCATTCAGGCGGTGACCCGGATCGCCGAGATCGCTGAGAGCGAGAACCACCACCCCGACATCGACATCCGCTGGCGCACCGTGACGTTCTACTGCACCACGCATTCGAAGGGCGGCATCACGGCCAACGACACCTCGCTCGCCCAGGAGATCGACAACGTGGTGGAGCAGATCCAGTCCTGA
- a CDS encoding DNA recombination protein RmuC, whose translation MLIWRLYTDTARRADESLRMVETERARAAEQQAALRRYEVAFASITGRGELGEQVLVETARSLGLREGIHFTLQTDLAGGGSARPDMVLAVGGGRQVPVDAKASLAVWAEAMETDDAEERTDALRVHVRNIRSRATELAGKGYQKWADAIYGSIMFVPSDAAVIAALDTDPQLLTWLLDKRVFLCGPTGFAVLASASMFAATERTIAEDIEQVRAQAVRAQRAASNAVDAVNLSSTHLQRFVSARRRELDALESFRGTVQPLAEAAGAGGVGTIRQDEEGLVLGTGDFHRNQRSDIH comes from the coding sequence ATGCTGATCTGGCGGCTGTATACGGACACCGCGCGCCGCGCCGACGAATCGCTGCGCATGGTCGAAACCGAACGCGCCCGCGCCGCCGAGCAGCAGGCCGCGCTGCGGCGCTACGAGGTGGCGTTCGCCTCCATCACCGGCCGCGGCGAGCTGGGCGAGCAGGTGCTCGTCGAGACCGCGCGGTCGCTGGGGCTGCGCGAAGGCATCCACTTCACGCTGCAGACCGACCTCGCCGGCGGCGGCTCCGCGCGCCCCGACATGGTGCTGGCCGTCGGCGGCGGGCGTCAGGTCCCGGTCGACGCCAAGGCGAGCCTTGCCGTGTGGGCCGAGGCGATGGAGACCGACGACGCGGAGGAACGCACCGACGCGCTGCGGGTCCACGTCCGCAACATCCGGTCGCGCGCCACCGAACTCGCGGGCAAGGGCTACCAGAAGTGGGCCGATGCGATTTATGGCTCGATCATGTTCGTGCCCTCCGACGCGGCCGTGATCGCCGCCCTGGACACCGACCCGCAGCTGCTCACCTGGCTGCTCGACAAGCGGGTTTTCCTCTGTGGGCCAACGGGCTTCGCGGTGCTGGCGTCGGCGTCGATGTTCGCCGCGACCGAACGCACCATCGCCGAGGACATCGAGCAGGTGCGCGCCCAGGCGGTGCGGGCCCAGCGCGCCGCATCCAACGCGGTGGATGCGGTGAACCTCTCCAGCACGCACTTGCAGCGCTTCGTCTCCGCCCGCCGCCGCGAACTCGACGCGCTGGAATCCTTTCGCGGCACGGTGCAACCGCTGGCCGAGGCCGCGGGCGCGGGCGGCGTCGGCACCATCCGCCAGGACGAGGAGGGTTTGGTCCTGGGGACCGGCGATTTCCATCGAAATCAGCGCTCCGATATCCATTGA
- a CDS encoding response regulator transcription factor — translation MVPRVLVVDDEPGVRAALRRGLSAEGMDVTVAAEGTDALRLALTGAFDVVVLDVMLPGLSGYRVLERMRGQDVTTPVLLISAKNGEVDQADGLDLGADGYLVKPFSFLVLVAQVRALLRRRDTAGRQASLRVGELEIDRAAREVRWAGEPIALSPREYGLLVALASHPEAVVPKDDLLRMVWGEEQFVTRNVVEVYIGYLRRKLAAVGAGELVQTVRGQGYRVCAESA, via the coding sequence ATGGTGCCGCGGGTGTTAGTGGTGGACGATGAGCCGGGAGTGCGTGCAGCGCTGCGCCGTGGGTTGTCCGCCGAGGGCATGGACGTGACCGTCGCGGCCGAGGGCACCGATGCCCTGCGGCTGGCCCTGACCGGCGCCTTCGACGTCGTCGTGCTGGACGTGATGCTGCCCGGCCTGTCCGGCTACCGGGTGCTGGAGCGAATGCGCGGCCAGGACGTAACCACCCCGGTGCTGCTGATCTCCGCGAAGAACGGCGAAGTGGATCAGGCCGACGGGCTGGATCTCGGAGCGGACGGCTACCTGGTCAAACCCTTCTCCTTCCTGGTGCTGGTCGCGCAGGTGCGCGCGCTGCTGCGGCGGCGCGACACCGCCGGTCGGCAAGCGAGCCTGCGGGTCGGCGAACTGGAGATCGACCGAGCCGCCCGCGAGGTTCGCTGGGCGGGCGAGCCGATCGCGCTCTCGCCGCGGGAGTACGGCTTGCTGGTCGCGCTGGCCAGCCACCCGGAAGCCGTGGTGCCCAAGGATGACCTGCTGCGCATGGTGTGGGGTGAGGAGCAGTTCGTCACCCGCAACGTCGTCGAGGTCTACATCGGATACCTGCGCCGCAAGCTCGCTGCGGTCGGCGCCGGGGAACTGGTGCAGACCGTGCGCGGCCAGGGCTACCGCGTCTGCGCCGAGTCGGCATGA
- a CDS encoding exonuclease SbcCD subunit D has protein sequence MRVLHTSDWHVGRTFHGRDLLGDQEAVLGGLADLVAEEQVDVVVIAGDLYDRAVPSGEAVQTCVRVLARIREAGAQLVVTSGNHDSAARVGAFAEFAAAGGLHLRTQIARLHEPVLIDDRHGPVAFYGIPYLEPDPARHALQACAEVAGASPEIESRGHTAVLTEAMNRVRAELAERPQRTRSVVLAHAFVTGGDSSDSERTIAVGGVEQVPGSVFDGVDYVALGHLHGPQRLAEHLRYSGSPLAYSFSEAAHRKSVWLVELDADGLAGVERRELPVPRRLAAVQGLLEDLLTQPEHADLEDCYLSATLTDEVRPLEAMRRLQQRFPHAVHLEWKPATGRATAPLRYAEIVRGRDDHALTATFVADCRGAEPNESERALLDEALRAVAATEGTR, from the coding sequence ATGCGAGTGCTGCACACCTCCGATTGGCACGTGGGACGGACTTTCCACGGGCGAGACCTGCTCGGAGATCAGGAAGCCGTCCTGGGCGGGCTGGCGGACCTGGTCGCCGAGGAACAGGTCGACGTCGTGGTGATCGCGGGCGATCTCTACGACCGCGCGGTGCCGTCGGGTGAGGCGGTGCAGACCTGCGTGCGGGTGCTCGCCCGGATCCGCGAGGCGGGTGCCCAGTTGGTGGTCACCTCGGGCAATCACGATTCCGCCGCCCGCGTCGGCGCGTTCGCCGAGTTCGCCGCCGCCGGCGGCCTGCATCTGCGCACCCAGATCGCGCGGTTGCACGAACCGGTGTTGATCGACGACCGGCACGGTCCGGTCGCCTTCTACGGGATTCCTTACCTTGAACCGGATCCGGCGCGCCACGCGCTGCAAGCTTGCGCCGAGGTGGCCGGGGCCAGCCCCGAGATCGAATCGCGCGGCCACACGGCGGTGCTCACCGAGGCGATGAACCGGGTGCGCGCCGAACTCGCCGAACGTCCACAGAGGACACGTTCGGTCGTGCTGGCGCACGCGTTCGTCACCGGCGGCGATAGCAGCGATTCGGAACGCACCATCGCGGTCGGCGGCGTCGAGCAGGTGCCTGGCTCGGTGTTCGACGGCGTCGACTACGTCGCGCTGGGGCACCTGCACGGGCCGCAGCGACTCGCCGAGCACCTGCGCTATTCCGGCAGCCCGCTCGCGTACTCGTTCTCCGAGGCGGCGCACCGCAAGTCGGTGTGGCTGGTCGAGCTGGATGCGGACGGGCTGGCGGGGGTCGAGCGCCGCGAACTGCCGGTGCCCCGGCGGCTGGCCGCGGTCCAAGGGCTGCTCGAAGACCTGCTCACCCAGCCAGAACACGCCGACTTGGAGGATTGCTACCTGTCGGCGACCCTCACCGACGAGGTGCGCCCGCTGGAGGCGATGCGGCGGTTGCAACAGCGCTTTCCGCACGCCGTGCACCTGGAGTGGAAACCGGCGACCGGTCGGGCGACCGCGCCGCTGCGCTACGCCGAGATCGTGCGCGGTCGCGACGACCACGCCTTGACGGCGACGTTCGTAGCCGATTGCCGGGGCGCGGAACCCAACGAATCCGAACGCGCGCTGCTCGACGAGGCGCTGCGGGCGGTGGCTGCGACCGAGGGGACGAGATGA